From Juglans regia cultivar Chandler chromosome 6, Walnut 2.0, whole genome shotgun sequence, the proteins below share one genomic window:
- the LOC109014336 gene encoding protein NDL2-like: MGDSSDSVSVDMEGISFGGREHRIETSLGSVSVAVYGDPDKPALVTYPDLGLNHVSCFQGLFFCPEACSLLLHNFCIYHISPPGHELGAAEISPEKPLLSADDLADQIVEVLDFFGLGAVMCMGVTAGAYVLTLFAMKYRQRVLGLILISPLCKAPSWTEWLYNKVMSNLLYFYGMCGVVTELLLKRYFSKEVHGSAQISESDIVQTCRRSLEERQSSNVWRFLEAINGRPDITEGLRKLQCRSLIFVGDNSPFHSEALHMTSNLDRRYSALVEVQTCGSMVTEEQPHAMLIPLEYFLMGYGLYRPSQSSVSPRSPLSPSCIAPELLSPESMGLKLKPIKTRISLQV; encoded by the exons atgggtgaTTCGAGCGACTCTGTATCAGTGGATATGGAGGGGATCTCTTTCGGCGGAAGG GAGCACCGTATAGAAACTTCTCTTGGTTCTGTGTCTGTTGCTGTGTATGGAGACCCGGACAAGCCAGCTCTTGTCACTTATCCAGATTTAGGTCTAAATC ATGTGTCCTGCTTTCAAGGATTATTCTTTTGTCCAGAAGCATGTTCCTTGCTGCTCCACAATTTTTGCATATATCATATTAGTCCTCCAGGGCATGAG TTGGGAGCTGCTGAAATCAGCCCCGAAAAGCCTTTGCTTTCCGCTGATGATTTAGCAGATCAGATTGTCGAGGTTCTCGATTTCTTTGG ACTTGGTGCTGTGATGTGTATGGGGGTTACAGCAGGAGCTTATGTCCTGACCCTATTTGCT ATGAAATACAGACAACGTGTTCTTGGATTGATACTCATCTCTCCTCTATGCAAAGCCCCCTCTTGGACGGAATGGTTGTATAATAAG GTGATGTCAAACTTGCTCTATTTTTATGGCATGTGTGGTGTGGTGACTGAGCTATTGCTTAAGAGGTACTTCAGCAAG GAAGTTCATGGCAGTGCTCAAATATCAGAGTCAGATATAGTTCAGACATGTAGAAGA TCTTTGGAGGAGAGGCAGAGTTCAAATGTTTGGCGGTTTCTGGAAGCAATCAATGG GAGACCTGACATTACAGAGGGATTGAGAAAACTACAATGCCGTTCTCTAATTTTTGTTGGGGATAACTCTCCATTTCACTCAGAGGCTCTCCACATGACTTCCAATCTAGATAGGCGATACAGTGCATTAGTTGAG GTTCAGACATGTGGGTCGATGGTAACAGAGGAGCAGCCTCATGCCATGTTGATACCATTGGAGTACTTCCTTATGGGATACGGCTTGTATAGACCATCTCAATCAAGTGTCAGCCCAAGGAGCCCCTTGAGTCCGTCTTGCATTGCTCCGGAGCTTCTTTCACCTGAAAGTATGGGCCTGAAGTTGAAACCTATAAAAACACGAATTTCTCTGCAAGTATGA
- the LOC108980983 gene encoding inorganic pyrophosphatase 2-like: MAGVVVVFDFDKTILDCDSDNWVVDELGISELFTQFLPTLPWNSLMDRMMMELHSRGKTIKDIAECLKHAPLNPRIISAIKSAHASGCDLRILSDANAFFIDTILKHHGLIECFTEINTNPSFIDEEGWLRILPYHDFSSHSHGCSSCPPNLCKGLVMERIRASLPAEGKKNIIYLGDGTADFCAGLKLEEGDFLMPRKNYPIWEITCTNRSLIKAKVHEWNDGEDLETILLDLINPFFIEEKYNVRSSTTDRMVLAVECKFLTSSIPAHEASSNSTLPVP; encoded by the exons ATGGCAGGAGTGGTGGTGGTTTTCGACTTCGACAAGACGATTCTCGACTGCGATAGCGATAACTGGGTTGTGGATGAGTTGGGTATCTCCGAGTTGTTTACCCAGTTCCTCCCTACCTTGCCTTGGAATTCGCTCATG GATAGGATGATGATGGAGCTTCACTCACGGGGAAAAACGATAAAGGACATTGCAGAGTGTTTGAAACATGCTCCACTGAACCCCAGGATTATCTCTGCAATTAAATCAGCCCATGCTTCtgg GTGTGATTTGAGAATACTCAGTGACGCAAATGCCTTTTTCATCGACACGATTTTGAAACATCATGGTTTGATTGAATGTTTCACAGAAATCAACACGAACCCAAGTTTTATTGATGAGGAAGGCTGGCTTAGAATCTTACCATACCATGATTTCAGTTCTCATTCTCATGGCTGCAGTAGTTGTCCTCCCAACTTGTGCAAG GGTTTAGTGATGGAAAGGATCCGAGCTTCTCTTCCAGCTGagggaaagaaaaatatcatctaTCTTGGAGATGGAACTGCAGATTTTTGCGCTGGTTTGAAGCTTGAAGAAGGAGATTTTCTGATGCCAAGGAAGAATTACCCAATCTGGGAGATAACTTGCACCAACCGAAGCCTCATCAAGGCAAAAGTCCATGAGTGGAATGATGGGGAGGACCTTGAGACTATATTGCTCGATTTAATAAACCCATTTTTCATTGAAGAGAAATACAATGTGAGAAGCAGTACTACTGATCGAATGGTACTTGCAGTTGAGTGCAAGTTCCTCACGAGTTCAATCCCTGCCCATGAAGCCTCTAGCAATAGTACCCTCCCAGTTCCCTAG